The following are encoded in a window of Roseimaritima ulvae genomic DNA:
- a CDS encoding PepSY-associated TM helix domain-containing protein, with amino-acid sequence MVSSGNSSVRLVEASRPSDAVRTDDAARSGDAARTGDAARKRKRRGLWLRFLIHSHWMSSAVALVGMILFAITGITLNHAGQIETEPVVETRSGQLPPQLLQLCHQPRGVESSQDSSSTPLPDEVTAWLSKEFSRSVRKATVERSEDEIYLSMPGPGADAWLAIDLGNGMVEFESTTRGVIAYLNDLHKGRHTGTAWSWFLDVFSVATLVFCVTGLLLLYERAKRRILTWPLVAIGLIAPWILLILFIH; translated from the coding sequence ATGGTTTCATCCGGTAATTCCTCGGTTCGCCTGGTCGAAGCGTCACGCCCGAGCGACGCAGTTCGTACAGACGATGCGGCCCGTTCTGGCGATGCGGCTCGTACAGGCGACGCCGCTCGCAAACGCAAACGACGCGGTCTCTGGCTGCGGTTCCTGATCCATTCGCACTGGATGAGTTCGGCCGTTGCCCTGGTGGGCATGATTCTGTTTGCGATTACCGGTATCACCTTGAACCACGCCGGTCAGATCGAAACCGAACCGGTTGTCGAAACCCGCAGCGGACAACTGCCGCCGCAGCTGCTGCAGTTGTGTCACCAGCCCCGCGGTGTGGAGTCATCGCAGGATTCCAGCAGCACGCCGCTGCCCGACGAAGTGACCGCTTGGTTGAGCAAGGAATTTTCTCGGTCAGTCCGCAAGGCCACGGTCGAACGCAGCGAGGATGAGATCTATCTGTCGATGCCGGGACCCGGAGCCGACGCGTGGTTGGCGATCGACTTGGGAAACGGGATGGTGGAGTTCGAGTCGACGACGCGCGGCGTGATCGCGTACCTGAATGACCTGCACAAAGGGCGGCATACGGGGACGGCCTGGAGCTGGTTCTTGGATGTGTTTTCGGTCGCCACCTTGGTGTTTTGTGTGACCGGTCTGTTGTTGTTATACGAACGCGCCAAACGCCGCATCCTGACCTGGCCGCTGGTCGCCATCGGTCTGATCGCTCCCTGGATTTTGTTAATCCTCTTTATTCACTGA
- a CDS encoding glucuronyl esterase domain-containing protein produces the protein MNRFKRCLRTVAGVLGMLLPALDSTLLAQQIPLVYSVEHSGADFPKPVLPDFAELPAVRPLPDPFAWSDGSGRSTEFTDWARRRAEIKAEIERYGIGTKPPRPEKLSASFDGRRLTVTATQNGETLTLTARVHLPQGEGPFPAVIGIGFGSGSGSLPGDIFRSRNVATIAFDFNQVMAHQQTRGSEPINRLYPDLEYIGAYSAWPWGISRIIDGLEIVAEDLPIDRERLAVTGCSFAGKMALFAGALDERIALTIAQESGGGGAAAWRVSETLGKVETLGKTSRAWFIKDMFMFSSAVEKLPYDHHELMALVAPRALLVLGNPDYKWLADESGYVSCRAAHEVWKTFGVADRFGFSIVGGHQHCQLPDSQRPEVEAFVDKFLLGKSDVDTSVTKHPFADLDYESWYDGWLTGTSTFPSQTE, from the coding sequence ATGAACAGATTTAAACGTTGTCTGCGGACGGTGGCAGGTGTGCTGGGCATGCTCTTGCCGGCACTGGACTCGACCCTGCTTGCTCAGCAGATACCGCTGGTTTACAGCGTGGAGCACAGCGGTGCGGACTTCCCCAAACCCGTGCTTCCGGACTTTGCTGAGTTGCCGGCGGTGCGTCCGTTGCCCGATCCGTTTGCATGGTCCGACGGCAGTGGGCGTTCGACAGAGTTCACCGATTGGGCGCGTCGTCGAGCCGAAATCAAGGCGGAAATCGAACGATACGGTATCGGCACCAAGCCGCCGCGACCGGAAAAGCTGAGCGCAAGCTTCGACGGTCGCCGCTTGACCGTAACGGCTACCCAAAACGGTGAGACGTTGACGCTTACCGCCCGCGTTCATCTGCCCCAGGGCGAGGGCCCCTTCCCGGCCGTGATTGGGATCGGTTTTGGCAGCGGCAGTGGCAGCTTGCCTGGGGACATTTTCCGCAGTCGAAACGTCGCCACTATCGCTTTTGATTTCAACCAGGTGATGGCTCACCAGCAAACCCGCGGTTCGGAACCCATCAATCGACTGTATCCGGATCTGGAATACATCGGGGCTTACAGCGCCTGGCCGTGGGGCATCAGCCGGATCATCGACGGTTTGGAAATCGTTGCTGAAGATCTGCCGATCGACCGGGAACGTCTGGCCGTGACGGGGTGTTCTTTCGCCGGCAAGATGGCGTTGTTTGCCGGCGCTTTGGATGAACGCATCGCCCTGACCATCGCTCAAGAATCCGGCGGCGGAGGCGCCGCGGCGTGGCGAGTTTCCGAAACGCTGGGCAAAGTTGAAACGCTGGGCAAGACCAGCCGCGCATGGTTTATCAAAGACATGTTCATGTTCTCCTCAGCCGTGGAAAAACTACCTTATGACCATCACGAACTGATGGCGTTGGTGGCCCCGCGAGCCCTGTTGGTGCTGGGCAATCCCGACTACAAGTGGCTGGCCGACGAGTCGGGATATGTGTCCTGTCGCGCCGCGCACGAAGTCTGGAAGACGTTTGGTGTCGCCGATCGTTTTGGGTTTTCGATCGTCGGTGGACATCAACACTGTCAGCTTCCCGACAGCCAGCGGCCGGAAGTCGAAGCCTTTGTTGACAAATTTCTGCTGGGAAAATCCGACGTGGATACCTCGGTTACCAAACATCCCTTCGCCGACCTGGATTATGAATCCTGGTACGACGGTTGGCTGACCGGAACGTCCACGTTTCCCAGTCAAACCGAATGA
- a CDS encoding DUF2271 domain-containing protein, giving the protein MKKKSVCLGVLLACGLWQLNLGVGGGLHAAEPATQLEAKVEIPRLNVSEYHRPYVAMWIADQDRKVVANLAVWYQLTGSREGEGTKWLPDLRQWWRRSGRSLQMPVDGVSAATRPPGQHTVKLSSDDPRLAKLPPGKYDFVIEAAREVGGREMLQIPFTWPLDQPQTHAVEGKSELGKISITLTP; this is encoded by the coding sequence ATGAAGAAAAAATCCGTCTGCCTTGGTGTGCTGTTGGCCTGTGGCCTGTGGCAATTGAATCTCGGTGTTGGCGGCGGCTTGCATGCTGCCGAGCCCGCCACGCAGTTGGAGGCCAAAGTCGAGATCCCTCGCTTAAACGTATCGGAGTACCATCGCCCGTACGTGGCCATGTGGATCGCCGATCAGGATCGCAAGGTCGTCGCCAACCTCGCGGTCTGGTACCAGTTGACCGGTTCCCGCGAAGGCGAGGGCACCAAGTGGTTGCCGGACCTGCGGCAGTGGTGGCGGCGCAGTGGTCGCTCGTTGCAAATGCCCGTCGACGGGGTCTCCGCCGCCACGCGTCCGCCGGGGCAACATACCGTCAAACTATCCAGCGACGACCCGCGGCTGGCCAAATTGCCGCCCGGCAAATACGACTTCGTGATCGAAGCTGCACGTGAAGTCGGCGGCCGGGAAATGTTGCAAATCCCCTTCACCTGGCCCCTCGACCAGCCGCAAACGCACGCCGTCGAAGGCAAGTCCGAACTGGGCAAAATCTCGATCACCCTGACGCCATAG
- a CDS encoding DUF4198 domain-containing protein, which yields MSRFLIIPALLAALCCSSAQAHRVWLRPSQTVLSGAEPWVTVDAAVSNDLFYFNHHPLRLDNLVITAPDGSEAEAQNQALGKYRSVFDFSLQQTGTYRVAVVNHGLFASWTENGERRRFRGTAANLADEVPAGAENLKVTESYGRIETFVTNGQPNDTALKPTGKGIELVPLTHPNDLYAGEKATFRLLVNGQPAEGLEIELIRGDTRYRDAHDAKTLTTNSNGEFTVTWPEAGMYWFETSVQDEHTEIKEATQRRMSYAVTLEVLPQ from the coding sequence ATGTCGCGTTTTCTGATCATCCCCGCCTTGTTGGCGGCCCTGTGTTGTTCGTCCGCCCAAGCGCACCGGGTTTGGCTGCGTCCTTCGCAGACCGTGCTGTCAGGCGCCGAACCCTGGGTCACGGTCGACGCCGCGGTTTCCAACGACCTGTTCTACTTCAATCACCATCCGCTGCGGTTGGACAATCTGGTGATCACGGCACCGGATGGCTCGGAGGCCGAGGCGCAGAACCAAGCCCTCGGCAAATACCGCAGCGTGTTTGATTTCTCGCTGCAGCAAACCGGCACCTACCGCGTGGCTGTGGTCAATCATGGCTTGTTCGCCAGTTGGACCGAGAATGGCGAGCGTCGTCGCTTCCGCGGCACCGCGGCGAACCTTGCCGATGAAGTTCCCGCTGGCGCTGAGAATTTGAAGGTCACCGAAAGCTACGGCCGTATCGAAACCTTTGTCACCAACGGCCAACCCAACGACACGGCTCTAAAGCCGACCGGCAAAGGCATTGAACTGGTCCCGCTGACTCATCCCAACGACCTCTACGCCGGTGAAAAGGCCACCTTCCGTTTGTTGGTCAACGGCCAACCCGCTGAAGGTTTGGAGATCGAATTGATTCGCGGCGACACCCGTTACCGCGACGCCCATGACGCCAAGACGCTGACCACCAACAGCAATGGCGAGTTCACCGTCACCTGGCCGGAAGCCGGGATGTACTGGTTCGAGACCAGCGTCCAAGACGAGCACACGGAGATCAAAGAGGCCACGCAGCGCCGCATGAGCTACGCCGTAACCCTAGAAGTCCTGCCGCAGTAG
- a CDS encoding YeiH family protein, with amino-acid sequence MTTPTEHPSPATSTSPPSVTPPPRPGLWRDMRTSEDWWAIWCGAFLLAASFAAVWWFQPAELATAIAAGEAVEVVSPLKGYVAKPGGWSHNPWDALQPKLVGIVGVFVIIGGVFAAAMALRGKPAGGFLMAFPGVFMLATVAYVLAGQEVVKAYNLEYALWALLLGLIISNTVGTPQILRPAILTEFFIKTGLVLLGAEVLMSRLLALGLPGVFVAWFVTPVVLITTYLFGQKVLGIRSKSLNMVISADMSVCGVSAAIATAAACRAKKEELSLSIGLSLGFTVIMMVVLPAIIKAVGMDPILGGAWLGGTIDSTGAVAAAGAVLGDEALEVAATVKMIQNILIGITAFCVAIYWVTFVERDPRGPRLGISEIWYRFPKFVLGFVTMSVVFSLLYANLTAGPELVDATIQGSSKTLRGWFFCLAFVSIGLETNFRELLPQLKGGKPLLLYVCGQSLNLVLTLAVAYLMFKIVFAEAIAP; translated from the coding sequence ATGACCACACCCACCGAACACCCGTCTCCCGCCACCTCAACGTCTCCCCCATCGGTTACCCCGCCCCCGCGACCTGGGCTCTGGCGCGACATGCGAACCAGCGAAGACTGGTGGGCGATCTGGTGCGGAGCCTTCCTATTGGCCGCTTCGTTTGCGGCGGTGTGGTGGTTTCAGCCCGCGGAATTAGCCACCGCCATCGCGGCGGGAGAAGCCGTGGAGGTGGTCAGTCCGTTGAAAGGCTATGTGGCTAAGCCCGGTGGTTGGAGTCACAACCCGTGGGACGCCCTGCAACCCAAACTGGTCGGAATCGTGGGCGTGTTTGTGATCATCGGCGGCGTGTTCGCGGCCGCGATGGCGCTGCGCGGCAAACCGGCCGGCGGCTTTCTGATGGCTTTTCCCGGCGTGTTTATGCTGGCCACCGTGGCGTATGTGTTGGCCGGTCAGGAGGTCGTGAAAGCGTATAACCTGGAGTACGCGCTGTGGGCGTTGCTGCTGGGTCTGATCATCAGCAATACCGTGGGCACGCCGCAGATCCTGCGTCCGGCGATCCTGACCGAGTTTTTCATTAAGACGGGTTTGGTGTTGTTGGGCGCGGAGGTGTTGATGAGTCGGTTGTTGGCGTTGGGGCTGCCCGGCGTGTTCGTGGCTTGGTTTGTGACCCCGGTGGTGCTGATCACGACGTATCTGTTTGGTCAGAAGGTGTTGGGGATTCGTTCCAAGTCATTAAATATGGTGATCTCAGCCGATATGTCGGTGTGCGGGGTTTCGGCGGCGATCGCCACCGCGGCGGCTTGTCGCGCGAAGAAGGAAGAGTTGTCGCTGTCGATCGGCCTGTCGCTGGGCTTTACGGTGATCATGATGGTGGTCTTGCCGGCGATCATCAAAGCCGTTGGGATGGACCCGATTCTGGGCGGCGCCTGGCTGGGCGGTACAATCGATTCGACCGGGGCCGTGGCGGCGGCCGGAGCCGTGTTGGGCGACGAGGCCTTGGAAGTGGCGGCCACGGTCAAGATGATTCAGAACATCTTGATCGGCATCACCGCCTTTTGTGTGGCCATCTATTGGGTCACGTTTGTCGAACGCGATCCGCGAGGACCCCGTTTGGGGATCAGCGAAATCTGGTACCGGTTCCCCAAGTTTGTGCTGGGCTTTGTCACCATGTCGGTGGTGTTCTCGCTGCTGTATGCGAACCTCACCGCCGGCCCCGAACTGGTCGACGCCACGATCCAGGGTTCGTCCAAGACGCTACGAGGTTGGTTTTTCTGTCTGGCGTTTGTTAGCATCGGGTTGGAAACGAATTTCCGCGAATTGCTGCCGCAGTTAAAAGGTGGCAAGCCGCTGCTGCTGTACGTCTGCGGTCAATCCCTGAATCTCGTGCTCACCCTGGCGGTCGCGTATCTGATGTTCAAGATCGTATTTGCCGAAGCGATTGCGCCGTGA
- a CDS encoding DUF1559 family PulG-like putative transporter, whose protein sequence is MSLNREWVLVSRRVVSRRRAGFTLVELLVVIAIIGVLVGLLLPAVQAAREAARRMQCGNNLKQIGLALHNYASTYSESMPNNGYSYPGGYPSDFSPHAKLLPFMEQKNLQDLVDFGVYMGHPALADLPVELRQAAATQVPIFECPSDVGADIHLMTMPSGATTEIAGTSYGMNMGSGLDGVFHPGTGTPSDGLCWVNAKTKLRDITDGTSNTIAFAETTMGIGGSVSSPTPLQDPLQYRAYASTVDNTIGAAADAGDIATVQATITGWTGDRNHYWLRGSVPNGPLINGRLTPNSEIPDLQLGSSKMTAARSYHPGTVKVLLCDGSVRGVADTIDRNVWHASWTRSGGEVKTVSSE, encoded by the coding sequence ATGTCGCTAAATCGTGAATGGGTGTTGGTGTCCCGGCGAGTGGTGTCGCGGCGTCGTGCCGGTTTTACGCTGGTCGAATTATTGGTGGTGATCGCCATCATCGGGGTCTTGGTCGGTTTGTTATTGCCCGCCGTGCAGGCCGCTCGCGAAGCCGCTCGGCGGATGCAGTGTGGCAATAATCTCAAGCAGATCGGGTTGGCTTTGCACAATTATGCCAGCACCTACAGCGAATCGATGCCCAACAACGGCTATTCCTACCCCGGCGGGTACCCCAGCGATTTTTCGCCGCACGCCAAGTTGTTGCCGTTCATGGAGCAGAAGAATCTGCAGGACTTGGTCGACTTTGGCGTCTACATGGGACATCCAGCACTGGCGGATTTGCCGGTCGAACTGCGGCAGGCGGCGGCCACGCAGGTGCCGATTTTTGAATGCCCCAGCGATGTGGGTGCGGACATTCATTTGATGACCATGCCCTCCGGTGCAACCACCGAAATCGCCGGTACCAGCTATGGCATGAACATGGGCAGCGGTTTGGATGGCGTTTTCCATCCCGGTACCGGCACCCCTTCGGATGGTCTCTGCTGGGTGAATGCCAAAACCAAGCTCCGCGACATCACCGACGGGACCAGCAACACGATCGCCTTTGCGGAAACCACGATGGGCATCGGTGGCTCGGTGTCTTCGCCCACTCCGCTGCAGGACCCGCTTCAATACCGCGCCTATGCCAGTACGGTCGACAACACCATCGGGGCGGCTGCCGACGCCGGTGACATTGCCACCGTGCAGGCCACGATCACCGGTTGGACGGGCGACCGCAATCATTACTGGTTGCGGGGCAGCGTACCCAACGGACCGCTGATCAACGGCCGCCTGACCCCCAACAGTGAAATCCCCGACCTGCAACTGGGTTCTTCCAAAATGACTGCCGCCCGCAGCTACCACCCCGGCACCGTCAAGGTGTTGCTGTGCGACGGCAGTGTCCGCGGCGTGGCCGACACGATCGATCGCAACGTCTGGCACGCCAGCTGGACGCGCAGTGGCGGCGAGGTCAAAACCGTTTCCTCGGAATAG